Proteins encoded by one window of Balneola sp.:
- a CDS encoding Fmu (Sun) domain-containing protein — protein sequence MHVCKMSRFHSYLNSSTSILSEYSGKEPFSLFLKSVFRKNKKYGSRDRRIISHLCYCYFRLGKSLMDVPKEERILMGLFLVSQEPNQVLEALKPEWVDKVTSSIAEKKRFLGIETELEQLFPYRSGLSEGIASDEFSDSFLTQPNVFVRIRPGFKETVLNKLKSHDIQFEIVGEQASSVSPNTKLDQILVLDKEAVIQDWSSQQVGNELFELFQTLKQVQGDPLRVWDCCAGSGGKSIMAFDLNNSIQLTVSDVRSSILNNLRNRFKKAGINRYDELTADLSKPINDIPNHPFDIIIADVPCTGSGTWSRTPEQFHYFDESRIEWYATLQRSIVVNSMAHLKRDGYLVYITCSVFKEENEMNIERLLSKYELDLIAQKVIPGYNERADSMFISILSHAQL from the coding sequence ATGCACGTTTGTAAAATGAGTCGATTTCATTCATATCTAAACTCTTCAACATCTATTCTTTCTGAATACTCAGGGAAAGAACCGTTCTCTCTCTTTTTGAAATCTGTTTTCAGAAAGAATAAGAAGTATGGTTCCAGAGATAGAAGAATAATCAGTCATCTTTGTTATTGTTATTTTCGCCTGGGGAAGAGCCTAATGGATGTACCAAAAGAAGAACGAATTCTTATGGGATTATTCCTGGTTTCCCAAGAACCCAATCAAGTGCTGGAAGCTTTAAAACCAGAATGGGTTGATAAAGTCACCAGCTCAATAGCGGAGAAAAAAAGATTTCTGGGAATCGAAACTGAATTGGAACAGTTATTTCCTTATCGCTCTGGGCTGAGTGAAGGGATAGCTTCTGATGAGTTTTCAGATTCATTTCTTACCCAACCAAATGTATTTGTTAGAATTCGTCCTGGATTTAAAGAGACGGTGCTCAACAAGCTTAAAAGTCATGATATTCAATTTGAGATAGTCGGTGAACAAGCTAGTTCGGTTTCTCCTAATACTAAACTGGATCAAATTCTAGTCCTGGATAAAGAGGCAGTAATACAGGATTGGAGCTCTCAACAGGTTGGAAACGAACTATTTGAGTTGTTTCAGACCCTGAAACAAGTTCAGGGTGACCCTTTACGGGTATGGGATTGCTGCGCAGGAAGTGGAGGGAAGTCAATAATGGCTTTTGACTTAAATAATTCAATTCAGCTCACGGTTTCCGATGTTCGATCTTCTATTCTGAATAACCTTCGAAACAGGTTTAAAAAGGCAGGAATAAACAGATATGATGAACTAACGGCAGATCTTTCAAAGCCAATAAACGATATTCCCAATCATCCTTTTGATATAATTATAGCTGATGTTCCATGTACAGGAAGTGGTACCTGGTCTCGCACACCTGAGCAGTTTCATTATTTCGATGAATCCAGGATAGAATGGTATGCAACATTACAGCGATCTATAGTTGTGAACAGTATGGCTCATCTAAAACGCGATGGATACCTGGTGTATATTACCTGCTCGGTATTTAAAGAAGAGAATGAGATGAATATAGAAAGGCTACTTTCAAAGTATGAACTGGATCTCATAGCTCAGAAGGTGATTCCGGGTTATAATGAAAGAGCAGATTCTATGTTTATCTCAATACTATCTCACGCTCAACTTTAA